One Lentibacillus cibarius DNA window includes the following coding sequences:
- a CDS encoding tetratricopeptide repeat protein, translating to MRMERGELMEHHSEKIILFPKWRTVLEKESLAALKDKRYDEALMKLNQLLRYGIRNHEIVTGKLMCLMELNRHKEAQDLCEELLLQSDEHYYHYVHIYLTILFHTSQYQMLMAQVEKEFAAARVPQEMKDQFRQLYDISSKMQKEIQAEKSSEYIDALLKAVKDRNDHHQYRLVEQMRRMDNMPTSEVLALLTDDQVHPVIKTAIFIWLQETDVYEEVAISKLGVQMQLRPNHVPKLDSHPVLKQTILIINELEQENPTLFQLMEQLLIHYVYVWYPVMPSNTDPHAIARALTKIGEDYLNIHTGSIAESDERVSNYIDAIKMCEALYSSIIEA from the coding sequence ATGCGGATGGAAAGGGGTGAATTGATGGAACACCATTCCGAAAAAATTATTCTTTTTCCGAAATGGCGGACAGTTTTGGAAAAAGAAAGCCTTGCTGCCCTTAAAGATAAAAGGTATGACGAGGCACTGATGAAATTGAACCAATTGTTACGATATGGAATCCGAAATCACGAAATTGTCACTGGTAAATTGATGTGTCTGATGGAACTGAATAGGCATAAAGAAGCGCAAGACCTTTGCGAGGAATTACTTCTTCAATCGGACGAACATTACTATCATTACGTACATATTTACTTAACAATCTTATTCCATACAAGTCAATACCAAATGCTTATGGCTCAAGTAGAAAAGGAATTTGCAGCAGCGCGTGTCCCCCAAGAAATGAAAGACCAATTCCGGCAATTGTATGATATAAGCAGCAAGATGCAAAAGGAAATACAGGCCGAGAAATCTTCCGAATACATAGATGCTTTGTTAAAGGCCGTTAAGGATCGGAACGACCATCACCAGTACAGATTAGTCGAACAGATGCGAAGAATGGACAACATGCCTACATCTGAAGTGCTAGCATTATTAACAGACGATCAGGTGCATCCTGTTATTAAAACAGCTATTTTTATATGGTTGCAGGAGACAGATGTTTACGAGGAAGTTGCAATTAGTAAATTGGGGGTACAGATGCAGTTAAGACCTAATCATGTACCAAAACTCGATTCTCATCCGGTTCTGAAACAGACAATATTGATAATCAATGAACTGGAACAGGAAAATCCAACGTTATTCCAACTAATGGAGCAGCTGTTAATTCACTATGTTTACGTCTGGTATCCGGTAATGCCATCGAATACTGATCCACACGCTATTGCTAGGGCCTTGACAAAAATAGGTGAAGACTATTTGAATATACA
- a CDS encoding YfcE family phosphodiesterase, with the protein MPEVLIVSDSHGSTDELKVIKERHSPEYMIHCGDSELDMDAPELDGFVKVAGNCDVDVRFPEEQTSAIGDLYFFIAHGHLHQVKSNPLAIAYRAQELKAQVVCFGHTHIAGAEKIGQQLLINPGSVLLPRRRTEKTYALMNWHTLDDVRVDFYTVEGNHLDELSLRTSLT; encoded by the coding sequence ATGCCAGAGGTATTGATAGTCAGTGATAGTCATGGCTCAACGGATGAACTTAAAGTAATTAAAGAAAGGCATTCGCCTGAATATATGATTCACTGTGGTGATTCAGAGTTAGATATGGACGCACCCGAACTTGATGGATTTGTTAAGGTGGCTGGGAACTGTGATGTTGATGTGAGGTTTCCAGAAGAACAGACAAGTGCAATCGGAGACTTATATTTTTTTATTGCGCATGGCCATTTGCACCAGGTTAAATCCAATCCGCTGGCAATCGCATATCGCGCCCAGGAGTTGAAGGCTCAGGTAGTTTGTTTTGGACATACACATATAGCCGGTGCTGAAAAAATAGGTCAGCAGCTACTGATTAACCCAGGAAGTGTCCTCTTACCACGCAGACGAACGGAGAAGACCTATGCACTGATGAACTGGCACACATTGGATGATGTTCGTGTTGATTTTTACACAGTGGAGGGTAACCATTTGGACGAACTATCGTTAAGAACATCATTGACATAA
- a CDS encoding XTP/dITP diphosphatase has product MKEMIIATKNPGKAKEFKTFFSAFQIEAISLAELDRKVDDIEETGTTFEENAAIKAETIAGMIQRPVLADDSGLAIDALDGRPGVYSARYAGEPKDDQANIDKVLQELKGVEASDRTARFVCVLAIAVPGETTIFKKGYCEGEIAYSQIGENGFGYDPIFVPTGYNKTMAQLSPIEKNRISHRKNAIVQLEDWVKNATK; this is encoded by the coding sequence GTGAAGGAAATGATTATTGCTACAAAAAATCCCGGCAAAGCAAAGGAATTCAAAACTTTTTTTTCTGCTTTTCAAATTGAAGCGATTTCGCTAGCGGAATTAGACAGGAAAGTAGACGATATAGAAGAAACCGGGACAACCTTTGAAGAAAATGCTGCCATAAAAGCAGAAACCATTGCTGGGATGATCCAACGACCGGTTTTAGCTGATGACTCGGGATTAGCGATTGATGCATTAGACGGCAGACCTGGTGTTTATTCAGCACGCTATGCCGGCGAGCCAAAGGACGACCAGGCTAATATTGACAAAGTGCTGCAAGAATTAAAGGGGGTTGAAGCGTCAGACCGTACAGCCCGTTTTGTATGTGTACTGGCAATTGCCGTACCAGGGGAAACAACAATTTTTAAAAAAGGTTATTGTGAAGGTGAGATTGCCTATTCGCAAATAGGTGAAAATGGGTTTGGGTATGATCCTATTTTCGTACCGACTGGTTACAATAAAACAATGGCACAACTTTCCCCCATAGAAAAAAACAGGATTAGCCACCGGAAAAATGCAATCGTTCAGTTAGAAGACTGGGTCAAAAACGCGACTAAGTGA
- the rph gene encoding ribonuclease PH has product MRHNNRKNNELRTINITTDYVKHPEGSVLIEFGDTKVICNASIEDKVPPFMRGQGKGWITAEYAMLPRATQQRNIRESSKGKVGGRTMEIQRLIGRALRSVVDLNQTGERTVWVDCDVIQADGGTRTASITGAFVAVVLAFNKLKKANKIKKMPVTDFLAAISVGISPDGNELLDLDYGEDSQAHVDMNIVMTGEGEFVEIQGTGEEATFTVNQLQAMLGLAAEGLEKITDMQKDVLGEAASSIGETKQTKGDTP; this is encoded by the coding sequence TTGCGACATAACAACCGAAAAAACAATGAATTACGAACTATCAATATAACAACGGATTATGTTAAACATCCAGAAGGATCAGTACTTATTGAATTTGGAGATACAAAAGTAATATGCAATGCCAGTATCGAGGACAAGGTACCCCCTTTCATGCGCGGACAGGGGAAAGGCTGGATTACGGCAGAATATGCTATGTTACCACGTGCAACTCAGCAGCGGAATATAAGGGAGTCTTCTAAAGGAAAAGTAGGCGGCAGAACAATGGAAATACAAAGATTAATCGGGCGAGCATTACGTTCAGTTGTTGACCTGAATCAAACCGGTGAACGAACTGTCTGGGTCGACTGTGATGTCATACAGGCTGACGGGGGAACACGTACAGCATCCATAACAGGGGCTTTCGTTGCAGTTGTGCTGGCGTTTAATAAATTGAAGAAGGCTAATAAAATTAAAAAGATGCCTGTAACAGATTTCTTGGCAGCCATTTCGGTCGGCATTTCCCCGGATGGTAACGAGCTACTGGACCTGGATTATGGGGAAGATTCCCAAGCCCATGTGGATATGAATATTGTTATGACAGGTGAAGGTGAATTTGTTGAAATCCAGGGAACCGGTGAGGAAGCAACTTTCACCGTTAATCAGCTGCAAGCAATGCTTGGACTTGCTGCCGAAGGATTAGAAAAAATTACAGATATGCAAAAAGATGTTCTTGGAGAAGCAGCCAGCAGTATAGGTGAAACCAAACAAACTAAGGGAGATACACCGTGA
- a CDS encoding GerMN domain-containing protein — protein sequence MERQLYLLDANGMVASQTLQLPLPESNEVASQALEYLVKGGPVTQKLPNGFQAVLPTGTEILELNLKDNGEMIVNVSKEFKNYQAENELKILQAMTYTLTQFDGVDDIKLQIDGQPQQTMPVNGTPIGEGYSRANGINFVKSDSVDLMKSKPVTLYYPSVQGDNHYFVPVTQYVDVENRDIYGSMINTLLEGPGFDTNLQHVFNSQAELTNNPSLRNGVLEVMFSQDVLQNSQKQDDDKAVIADEVMETLVRTLTQDESVEAVEVKVEDVETLFNENGEPYTEPVTKQKFISTQKL from the coding sequence ATGGAAAGGCAACTTTATTTACTTGACGCTAATGGCATGGTAGCATCACAGACTTTACAGTTGCCACTGCCTGAGTCAAATGAAGTAGCCTCTCAAGCGCTCGAATATCTTGTGAAGGGTGGCCCTGTTACTCAGAAGCTACCGAATGGATTCCAGGCTGTATTGCCGACCGGAACTGAAATTCTTGAGTTGAACCTAAAAGATAATGGGGAAATGATTGTAAACGTTTCTAAGGAATTTAAAAACTATCAGGCTGAAAATGAATTGAAAATTTTACAGGCAATGACTTACACGCTGACACAATTTGACGGTGTAGATGACATCAAGTTGCAGATAGACGGACAACCACAACAAACAATGCCTGTAAATGGTACTCCAATCGGGGAGGGTTACTCTAGAGCAAATGGCATTAACTTTGTGAAATCGGATAGTGTGGATCTGATGAAAAGTAAGCCTGTCACCTTGTATTATCCTTCCGTACAGGGGGATAACCATTATTTTGTTCCTGTCACACAATATGTTGATGTAGAAAATCGTGATATTTATGGTTCAATGATCAATACCTTACTAGAGGGGCCTGGTTTTGATACGAACTTGCAGCATGTCTTCAATAGTCAGGCTGAACTGACGAATAACCCTAGTCTTCGGAATGGTGTTCTGGAAGTAATGTTTAGCCAAGATGTACTGCAAAATAGTCAAAAACAGGATGACGATAAAGCAGTGATTGCGGATGAAGTCATGGAAACGTTAGTACGCACATTGACACAAGATGAGTCAGTGGAGGCTGTTGAGGTCAAAGTAGAAGACGTTGAAACACTCTTTAACGAAAACGGCGAACCTTATACAGAGCCTGTTACGAAACAAAAGTTCATATCAACACAAAAACTGTAA
- the racE gene encoding glutamate racemase: protein MDQAIGVIDSGVGGLTVAHELMRQLPKERLIYLGDTQRCPYGPRSNEEVKKFTWEMVKFLVRKNIKMLVVACNTATAFTLNELKDCLPIPVIGVIKPGARAAINETKNNHIGVIGTEGTISSNAYVTALKDINADLHVQSLACPLFVPMVEHGCLSGEYAESVVSNSLFPLKQQQDLDTLILGCTHYPLIKNTIQQTIGENVSIISSSKETAREASAILGFNDLLYKGDETPIHQFYSTGEMEVFAKITEGIFKEFIDHFDSVTIEKAVLR, encoded by the coding sequence TTGGATCAGGCAATAGGAGTTATTGATTCTGGTGTTGGAGGTTTGACGGTTGCACATGAACTGATGCGGCAGCTACCAAAAGAACGATTGATATATTTGGGCGATACACAGCGGTGCCCATATGGTCCACGGTCCAATGAAGAAGTGAAGAAATTTACGTGGGAAATGGTTAAGTTTTTAGTTCGGAAAAATATAAAAATGCTTGTCGTTGCTTGTAATACAGCAACAGCATTTACGTTGAATGAACTTAAGGATTGTCTTCCTATTCCAGTGATTGGAGTCATTAAACCAGGGGCGCGTGCAGCAATTAATGAAACGAAAAATAATCATATAGGCGTTATTGGAACAGAAGGTACTATTAGTAGCAATGCTTATGTAACAGCATTAAAAGATATCAATGCCGACCTTCATGTTCAGTCGTTGGCATGTCCATTATTTGTTCCAATGGTTGAGCATGGTTGTTTGTCAGGGGAATATGCAGAAAGTGTTGTCAGTAACTCACTTTTTCCATTGAAACAGCAACAGGATCTGGATACATTAATTCTCGGGTGCACACACTATCCGTTAATTAAAAATACGATACAGCAAACGATTGGCGAAAATGTTTCTATCATATCCTCAAGTAAGGAAACCGCGCGAGAAGCTAGCGCAATCTTGGGATTCAATGACTTATTGTATAAAGGAGATGAGACACCAATCCATCAATTTTACTCAACAGGTGAGATGGAAGTGTTCGCAAAAATTACGGAAGGCATTTTTAAGGAATTTATTGATCACTTTGATTCAGTAACAATTGAAAAAGCTGTGCTCCGATAA
- a CDS encoding MarR family winged helix-turn-helix transcriptional regulator has product MNNEQSTETIAHLEKKIRYISGIIKQRGRKILDHYPITLPQFVALQWLIDEGDLTIGELSNKNGLAFSTTTDLVDRLEKNELVERVRDESDRRVVRIHVLEKGKTIIEEVIVKRRKYLGEILESFSEEQIETLNELLARMYEEMK; this is encoded by the coding sequence TTGAATAATGAACAATCGACTGAAACCATTGCACATCTCGAGAAAAAAATCCGCTATATATCAGGTATCATTAAACAAAGAGGAAGAAAAATCCTAGATCATTATCCAATCACATTACCACAATTTGTTGCATTGCAATGGCTAATCGATGAAGGCGACCTGACAATCGGTGAACTTTCCAATAAAAATGGTCTTGCATTCAGTACAACTACTGATTTGGTTGATCGATTGGAAAAAAACGAACTTGTCGAAAGGGTCCGCGACGAAAGTGATCGACGTGTTGTTCGTATCCATGTACTGGAAAAAGGTAAAACAATCATTGAGGAGGTAATTGTTAAGCGCCGTAAATACCTTGGAGAAATATTGGAAAGTTTTTCTGAAGAGCAAATAGAAACATTGAATGAGTTACTTGCTCGAATGTATGAGGAAATGAAATAG
- a CDS encoding helix-turn-helix domain-containing protein produces the protein MKDTDYKPNQLLTKREKEVFDLLVQDKTTKEIAQELFISEKTVRNHISNSMQKLGVKGRSQAVVELLRMGELKL, from the coding sequence TTGAAGGATACTGACTACAAACCAAACCAGTTACTAACGAAACGTGAAAAAGAAGTATTCGATCTCCTGGTACAAGACAAAACAACAAAAGAAATTGCCCAGGAACTGTTTATATCTGAAAAAACAGTTCGAAACCATATTTCCAATTCAATGCAGAAATTAGGTGTTAAGGGGCGATCACAAGCTGTAGTAGAATTACTTCGTATGGGTGAATTAAAACTCTAA
- the sdhB gene encoding succinate dehydrogenase iron-sulfur subunit, with the protein MAEQSTVTFIITRQDSPDSSSYQETFEIPYKKNMNVISGLMEIRRNPVNANGEKTTPVQWDMNCLEEVCGACSMVINGTARQSCAALIDELEQPIRLEPMSTFPVIRDLFVDREQMFDALKQIKAWIPIDGTYDLGPGPRMPEKKRQWAYELSKCMTCGVCLEACPNVNDKSDFIGPAALSQARLFNAHPTGEMNKSERLEGLMEDGGISGCGNAQNCVQVCPKGIPLTTSIAAMNRATNIQSFKNFFGSDNAH; encoded by the coding sequence ATGGCTGAGCAAAGTACTGTAACGTTTATTATTACCCGTCAGGACAGCCCGGATTCTTCTTCCTATCAAGAGACGTTTGAAATTCCTTATAAAAAGAATATGAATGTTATTTCCGGACTTATGGAAATTCGCCGGAATCCGGTGAATGCCAATGGGGAAAAGACGACGCCTGTACAATGGGACATGAACTGCCTTGAGGAAGTTTGTGGGGCTTGCTCTATGGTTATTAATGGGACAGCACGGCAATCCTGTGCTGCCCTGATTGATGAACTAGAGCAGCCAATCCGTTTAGAACCAATGAGCACGTTTCCGGTTATCCGGGACTTATTCGTTGACCGTGAACAGATGTTTGACGCACTGAAACAAATCAAGGCTTGGATTCCGATTGACGGCACTTATGATCTTGGTCCAGGCCCCCGTATGCCTGAGAAAAAACGTCAGTGGGCATATGAATTGTCAAAATGCATGACATGCGGGGTATGTCTGGAAGCTTGTCCGAATGTGAACGATAAGTCAGATTTTATTGGACCGGCAGCACTATCACAAGCACGTTTGTTTAACGCGCACCCAACAGGTGAAATGAATAAAAGTGAACGTTTAGAAGGACTGATGGAAGATGGCGGTATCTCCGGCTGTGGTAACGCGCAAAACTGTGTACAAGTTTGTCCAAAAGGCATTCCGCTAACAACGTCCATTGCTGCGATGAACCGCGCAACAAACATTCAGTCATTTAAAAACTTCTTCGGTAGTGACAACGCGCATTAA
- the sdhA gene encoding succinate dehydrogenase flavoprotein subunit has translation MSNRKVIVVGGGLAGLMATIKAAEAGVEVDLFSIVPVKRSHSVCAQGGINGAVDTKGEGDSPWIHFDDTIYGGDFLANQTQVKGMCDAAPKIIHMLDRMGVMFNRTPEGLLDFRRFGGTQHHRTAYAGATTGQQMLYALDEQVRRYEVEGYVNKYENWEFVGAIIDEDNVGKGIVAQNIRSHEIKSFPSDAVIMASGGPGIIFGKSTNSMINTGSAASILYRQGAKYANGEFIQIHPTAIPGDDKLRLMSESARGEGGRVWTYKDGEPWYFLEEKYPAYGNLVPRDVATREIFDVCVNQKLGINGENMVYLDLSHKDPKELDVKLGGIMEIYEKFVGDDPRKVPMKIFPAVHYSMGGLWVDDNQMTNIPGIFAAGECDYTQHGANRLGANSLLSSIYGGSVAGPSAIEYIDGLDKHVDDLPAKLFEDREKEEQEKFEKLMKMDGTENAYQIHKELGEWMTDNVTVVRHNDKLRETDKKIKELMERWENININDTSRWNNQGVMFTRQLESMLQLARVITNGALKRDETRGAHYKPEFPERDDENFLKTTIAEYDEKNNEPVITYEDVDISFIEPRKRDYTTKSEGSK, from the coding sequence ATGAGTAATCGAAAAGTCATCGTTGTCGGCGGCGGATTAGCCGGATTAATGGCAACAATAAAAGCAGCGGAAGCAGGCGTTGAAGTTGATCTGTTTTCGATTGTGCCGGTAAAACGATCTCACTCTGTCTGTGCCCAGGGCGGTATTAATGGTGCAGTCGATACCAAAGGTGAAGGAGATTCACCATGGATTCATTTTGACGATACTATTTACGGCGGAGACTTTCTTGCTAACCAAACGCAAGTAAAGGGGATGTGTGACGCAGCACCAAAAATCATTCACATGTTGGATCGTATGGGTGTTATGTTTAACCGAACACCTGAAGGATTGCTTGATTTCCGCCGATTTGGAGGAACGCAGCATCACCGAACAGCATACGCCGGTGCAACAACTGGCCAGCAGATGTTATATGCTCTAGATGAACAAGTGCGCCGCTATGAAGTGGAAGGTTACGTCAACAAATATGAAAACTGGGAATTTGTTGGCGCTATTATTGATGAGGACAATGTGGGTAAAGGGATTGTTGCTCAAAACATCCGCTCCCATGAAATCAAATCATTTCCGTCAGACGCCGTCATTATGGCATCGGGTGGACCGGGAATCATATTCGGGAAATCAACAAACTCGATGATTAATACAGGTTCCGCAGCAAGCATTTTATACAGACAAGGAGCCAAGTATGCCAATGGCGAATTTATTCAAATTCATCCAACCGCCATACCTGGTGATGATAAACTGCGTCTGATGAGTGAGTCCGCACGAGGAGAAGGCGGTCGTGTTTGGACATATAAAGACGGTGAACCTTGGTATTTCCTTGAGGAGAAGTATCCAGCATATGGTAACTTGGTACCACGTGATGTAGCAACACGAGAAATCTTTGATGTTTGTGTAAACCAGAAACTTGGTATTAACGGCGAGAATATGGTTTACCTTGATTTGTCGCATAAAGATCCAAAAGAGCTTGATGTGAAGCTTGGCGGTATTATGGAGATTTACGAAAAGTTCGTGGGTGATGATCCTCGTAAAGTACCAATGAAAATATTTCCTGCTGTCCACTATTCGATGGGCGGATTATGGGTTGATGATAATCAAATGACCAATATTCCGGGTATTTTTGCTGCCGGCGAATGCGACTATACACAGCACGGAGCAAACCGACTCGGTGCTAACTCCTTGCTTTCATCGATTTATGGCGGTTCAGTTGCCGGACCAAGTGCCATTGAGTATATCGACGGATTGGATAAGCATGTGGATGATTTACCAGCCAAACTGTTTGAGGACCGGGAAAAAGAAGAACAGGAAAAATTTGAAAAGCTGATGAAAATGGATGGCACTGAAAACGCGTATCAGATTCACAAAGAGCTAGGGGAATGGATGACTGATAATGTAACCGTTGTCCGTCATAATGATAAGCTGCGTGAAACTGATAAGAAGATTAAAGAGCTGATGGAACGCTGGGAAAATATTAATATCAATGACACATCCAGATGGAATAACCAAGGTGTAATGTTCACACGTCAACTGGAGAGCATGCTGCAGCTTGCACGGGTTATTACTAATGGTGCTCTGAAACGCGATGAAACTCGGGGTGCACACTATAAACCGGAGTTCCCAGAGCGTGACGACGAGAACTTCTTGAAAACAACCATTGCAGAATATGACGAAAAGAATAATGAACCGGTTATTACGTATGAGGATGTAGATATTTCGTTTATCGAACCACGTAAACGTGATTACACGACAAAAAGCGAAGGGAGTAAGTAA
- a CDS encoding succinate dehydrogenase cytochrome b558 subunit: MTEHREFFYRRLHSLLGVIPIGVFLTQHLVVNHFAVYGEESFNKAAGFMHDLPFRLALEIVIIFLPILFHAILGVYIVFVTKNNTRRYGYFRNWMFLLQRITGIITFVFIAWHVWETRVQIGMGTEELNYNLMENILSNPFMFWFYIAGLISTTFHFANGLWSFMVSWGITQSPKSQKVATYATLIVFLALSYIGVRALIQFAYGV; this comes from the coding sequence ATGACAGAACACCGTGAGTTTTTTTATCGCAGGCTCCATTCACTGTTAGGGGTAATTCCAATCGGTGTATTTCTGACTCAGCACTTGGTTGTTAACCACTTTGCTGTTTATGGTGAGGAAAGTTTCAACAAAGCGGCAGGATTTATGCATGATTTGCCGTTTAGACTAGCACTGGAAATCGTAATTATTTTCTTGCCAATTTTATTTCATGCAATATTAGGGGTATACATTGTATTTGTTACAAAAAACAATACAAGAAGATACGGTTATTTCCGTAACTGGATGTTTCTATTGCAGCGGATAACCGGTATTATTACCTTTGTATTTATTGCATGGCATGTTTGGGAGACGCGTGTGCAGATTGGCATGGGAACCGAAGAACTGAATTACAATCTAATGGAGAATATTCTATCCAATCCATTTATGTTCTGGTTTTATATTGCTGGTCTTATTTCAACAACGTTCCATTTTGCCAACGGATTATGGAGCTTTATGGTATCATGGGGCATTACGCAATCACCGAAATCCCAAAAAGTTGCTACATACGCCACACTGATAGTATTCTTGGCTCTCAGCTATATAGGTGTGCGAGCATTGATTCAATTTGCTTACGGAGTTTAA
- a CDS encoding DUF2507 domain-containing protein, producing MSTEHENTLPLTLLEELRTEGAGYDIIRYIGLPEVFGNQSNTLLYFMGKNIARKLQIQSISDIKYAFKQLGWGYLDLVKEKKNELTFQLMADAVVYRLNAPIETEFRLEAGFLSESVSLVKQRPCECKEKIQNKIHQIEFSAIFTD from the coding sequence ATGTCAACAGAACACGAAAACACTTTACCCCTCACACTACTTGAGGAGCTGCGTACTGAGGGTGCCGGCTATGACATCATTCGTTATATCGGTCTGCCCGAAGTATTTGGTAATCAAAGCAATACCTTGCTATATTTCATGGGCAAAAATATTGCCAGGAAGCTGCAAATACAGTCTATTTCCGATATCAAATATGCATTTAAACAGTTAGGTTGGGGATACCTGGACCTTGTAAAAGAAAAAAAGAATGAACTCACCTTTCAGCTTATGGCAGATGCTGTTGTCTATCGCTTGAACGCCCCAATTGAAACGGAATTTCGTCTGGAAGCAGGCTTTCTAAGTGAGTCTGTCAGCCTTGTTAAGCAAAGGCCGTGTGAATGTAAAGAAAAAATACAAAATAAAATTCATCAAATAGAGTTTTCAGCCATATTCACTGATTGA